In a genomic window of Jaculus jaculus isolate mJacJac1 chromosome 8, mJacJac1.mat.Y.cur, whole genome shotgun sequence:
- the LOC101607612 gene encoding olfactory receptor 4N5, whose product METKNSSVVTEFILLGLTQSQEAQLLVFVLVLVFYLIILPGNVLIIVTIRSDPRLSAPLYFFLGNLAFLDASYSFIVAPRMLVDFLSEKKVISYTGCITQLFFLHFVGAGEMFLLVVMALDRFIAICHPLHYSTFMNHRVCYALVMALWLGGFAHSIVQVALILNLPFCGPNLLDNFFCDVPQVIKLACTDTFAVELLMVFNSGLLTLVCFLGLLSSYAVILCRIKGHSSEGKSKAISTCTTHIIIVFLMFAPAIFIYTRPFQVLPADKVVSLFHTVIFPLLNPVIYTLRNQEVTASMRKLLNQYVIC is encoded by the coding sequence ATGGAGACAAAAAACAGCTCAGTGGTGACAGAATTCATTCTCCTTGGACTGACCCAGTCTCAAGAAGCACAGCTTCTGGTCTTTGTGCTCGTTTTAGTATTCTACCTCATCATCCTGCCTGGAAATGTTCTCATCATTGTCACCATAAGATCAGACCCTAGACTCTCAGCCCCACTCTACTTCTTCCTGGGCAACTTGGCCTTCCTGGATGCATCCTACTCCTTCATCGTGGCTCCCAGGATGCTGGTGGACTTCCTCTCTGAGAAGAAGGTAATCTCCTACACAGGCTGCATCACTCAGCTATTTTTCTTGCACTTTGTTGGAGCAGGAGAAATGTTTCTTCTTGTTGTGATGGCCCTTGACCGCTTTATTGCCATCTGCCATCCTTTACACTACTCAACTTTCATGAACCACAGAGTCTGCTATGCATTAGTGATGGCTCTGTGGCTGGGAGGCTTTGCTCATTCAATTGTACAAGTGGCCCTTATCCTGAACTTGCCCTTCTGTGGTCCAAACCTGCTGGACAACTTCTTCTGTGATGTCCCACAGGTCATCAAGCTGGCCTGCACTGACACCTTTGCAGTGGAGCTTCTGATGGTCTTCAACAGTGGCCTGCTCACTCTTGTGTGTTTCCTGGGGCTTCTATCCTCCTATGCTGTCATCCTGTGCCGCATAAAGGGACACTCCTCTGAAGGGAAGAGCAAGGCTATCTCCACGTGTACCACCCACATTATCATTGTGTTTCTTATGTTTGCACCTGCCATTTTTATCTATACTCGCCCCTTCCAAGTCCTCCCAGCTGACAAAGTTGTATCTCTGTTCCACACAGTCATTTTTCCTTTATTGAACCCTGTGATTTATACACTTCGAAACCAGGAAGTGACAGCTTCCATGAGGAAGTTGCTAAATCAGTATGTGATTTGCtga